A region from the Serinibacter arcticus genome encodes:
- a CDS encoding DUF7507 domain-containing protein yields the protein MIPGQTYQVVQTPIGTTNPNNYVTTYECRALDGTLISSGNGSPGTVTIPTGTDGASITCTFRNDLPVPSIDLTKTVSPTSFSLPGTVLTYTFAIRNTGNTVLNNLTVADTMPGLSGITCSPALGGTLQPNGTATCSATYTVTATDVLAASPKVNNATAGGTPPTGQGVTVTDGGTATATFVATPPTAVNDSGAAAFNQNVTVAGSTNDAPGNGTIIHALTVFTAPGATNGGKTLTTAQGTWNIQPNGTAVFTPVPGYVGTTPPRSTASRTATARRPPRT from the coding sequence ATGATCCCTGGTCAGACCTACCAGGTCGTCCAGACCCCGATCGGCACCACCAACCCGAACAACTACGTCACGACGTACGAGTGCCGGGCCCTGGACGGGACGCTGATCTCCAGCGGCAACGGCAGCCCGGGGACGGTGACGATCCCCACGGGCACGGACGGTGCCTCGATCACCTGCACCTTCCGCAACGACCTGCCCGTGCCGTCGATCGATCTGACCAAGACGGTCTCGCCGACGTCGTTCTCGCTCCCCGGCACGGTGCTGACCTACACGTTCGCGATCCGCAACACCGGCAACACGGTGCTCAACAACCTGACCGTCGCGGACACGATGCCCGGCCTGTCCGGCATCACCTGCTCGCCGGCGCTCGGCGGCACGCTGCAGCCGAACGGCACGGCCACGTGCTCCGCGACCTACACGGTCACGGCCACCGACGTGCTCGCGGCGTCGCCCAAGGTCAACAACGCCACGGCGGGCGGCACGCCGCCGACCGGCCAGGGCGTCACCGTCACCGACGGCGGCACGGCCACCGCAACCTTCGTCGCCACGCCGCCCACCGCCGTGAACGACAGCGGTGCCGCGGCGTTCAACCAGAACGTCACCGTCGCCGGAAGCACCAACGACGCCCCCGGCAACGGGACGATCATCCACGCACTCACGGTCTTCACCGCTCCCGGCGCCACCAACGGCGGCAAGACGCTGACCACCGCCCAGGGCACCTGGAACATCCAGCCCAACGGCACGGCCGTCTTCACCCCGGTCCCGGGCTACGTCGGCACCACGCCCCCGCGCAGTACCGCATCACGGACAGCAACGGCCAGACGGCCACCGCGAACGTGA
- a CDS encoding HNH endonuclease signature motif containing protein: MFDDGDGSRGSRGKPPGRSRDARLGFTGRAPHDLDVPTIRPDHLGSALAPSAPVGLPHLAALESLTSLAREGGGDLTDAEVLEVVAAWSRQVAHAESMVRSWAAALSRRESNSPTFVYPDGRPLEDAADELRFRLGVSRRRGQQLIDEGRALTSTLWPVHEALDAGWIDAGKSRILTEMLGEQSVEVAIAVCDEVLPVASELDHAALRRRVQGLLIQVDPDRAGERTERATRKRRVNAVRPLPDGQALFSAVLPAPAAVALAQACEAAARAARAAGDGRTLEQLRADVLAALGANALDAGEVALPTGTVRFSGRTAIVRVVATRAVQEGRPSPVSAVSVVERDLWTEPEDEGSESGGRRRADLDPGDDPFVDREPHLTHRPGIDAPELVGYGAIPPAMARELMDGPRWLRVDEPVAQDESPPPPTEAYRPTAELDTWVRLRDQTCVVPGCHVPTASDDVDHVIPWPTGPTSGENLHTLCRRDHRLKTHGRFRIQRLPDGTTVWRTRLGQELRSGPDGVVIRYRNGVAVPPRVTHRPRSARVRPERLAQMLSHHEGLLRHGELPHVDDDAGWAGLEALEDRHARAIFEVDDPGAPPL; encoded by the coding sequence ATGTTCGATGACGGAGACGGTTCGCGAGGGTCGCGGGGGAAACCCCCTGGGCGCTCTCGCGACGCCCGCCTCGGCTTCACCGGGCGAGCGCCCCACGACCTCGACGTTCCGACGATCCGTCCCGATCACCTGGGCAGCGCACTCGCCCCGTCCGCCCCCGTCGGACTTCCGCACCTCGCCGCCCTGGAGTCGCTCACCTCGCTGGCCCGGGAGGGCGGCGGCGACCTGACCGACGCCGAGGTCCTCGAGGTCGTCGCCGCCTGGTCGCGCCAGGTCGCGCACGCGGAGTCGATGGTGCGCTCCTGGGCCGCGGCCCTGTCCCGCCGGGAGTCGAACTCCCCCACGTTCGTCTACCCCGACGGCCGCCCGCTGGAGGATGCGGCCGACGAGCTCCGATTCCGTCTCGGCGTCTCGCGCCGTCGCGGCCAGCAGCTCATCGACGAGGGCCGCGCGCTCACCTCCACCCTGTGGCCCGTGCACGAGGCCCTCGACGCCGGGTGGATCGACGCGGGCAAGTCCCGGATCCTGACGGAGATGCTCGGCGAGCAGTCGGTGGAGGTCGCGATCGCGGTCTGCGACGAGGTCCTGCCCGTCGCGAGCGAGCTCGACCATGCCGCCCTCCGCCGTCGGGTCCAGGGACTCCTGATCCAGGTCGATCCCGATCGTGCGGGTGAGCGGACGGAGCGCGCCACCCGGAAGCGTCGGGTGAACGCCGTCCGCCCGCTCCCCGACGGCCAGGCCCTGTTCAGCGCCGTCCTCCCGGCGCCGGCGGCGGTGGCGCTCGCCCAGGCCTGCGAGGCCGCGGCGCGGGCCGCTCGTGCCGCCGGTGACGGACGCACCCTCGAGCAGCTGCGTGCCGACGTCCTGGCCGCCCTCGGCGCGAACGCGCTCGATGCCGGCGAGGTCGCCCTGCCGACCGGCACCGTCCGCTTCTCCGGTCGGACGGCGATCGTCAGGGTCGTCGCGACCCGTGCCGTCCAGGAAGGTCGCCCCTCCCCCGTGTCCGCCGTCAGCGTCGTGGAGCGCGACCTCTGGACCGAGCCCGAGGACGAGGGCTCCGAGTCGGGTGGGCGTCGGCGCGCCGATCTCGACCCCGGCGACGATCCATTCGTCGACCGGGAGCCCCACCTCACCCACCGACCCGGGATCGACGCCCCGGAGCTCGTCGGCTACGGCGCGATCCCGCCGGCGATGGCCAGGGAGCTGATGGACGGACCCCGCTGGCTCCGGGTGGACGAACCCGTCGCTCAGGACGAGTCCCCGCCACCACCGACCGAAGCCTACCGCCCCACCGCCGAGCTCGACACCTGGGTCCGCCTGCGCGACCAGACGTGCGTCGTTCCCGGCTGCCACGTGCCCACGGCTTCCGACGACGTCGATCACGTCATCCCGTGGCCGACGGGCCCGACGTCGGGCGAGAACCTGCACACCCTCTGCCGACGGGACCACCGGCTCAAGACGCACGGTCGCTTCCGCATCCAGCGCCTCCCCGACGGCACCACGGTCTGGCGCACGCGTCTCGGTCAGGAGCTGCGATCCGGTCCCGACGGTGTCGTCATCCGCTACCGCAACGGCGTCGCGGTGCCGCCGCGCGTCACCCACCGCCCCCGTTCGGCGCGCGTCCGTCCCGAGCGCCTCGCGCAGATGCTCTCCCACCACGAGGGTCTGCTCCGGCACGGCGAGCTGCCGCACGTGGACGACGACGCCGGCTGGGCCGGGCTCGAGGCGCTCGAGGACCGGCACGCGCGGGCGATCTTCGAGGTCGACGACCCTGGTGCGCCGCCGCTCTGA
- a CDS encoding isopeptide-forming domain-containing fimbrial protein: protein METEHPVPGFTLTKTSDPVSGSTVTGGDTITYTVTGTNTGATVLDPVVITDDLAEVLNNAELTGEAVATIGDETVAAPVLAGTTLTWTGSLAVGQTVTVTYTVTLDADVPAGTVVNNVASGSATPPGLPPIEPPPVETEHPVPGFTLTKTSDPVSGSTVVGGDTITYTVTGTNTGATVLDPVVITDDLAAVLNNADLIGEAVATIGDETAPAPVLEGTTLTWTGSLAVGQTVTVTYSVSLSDDVPAGTVINNIASGSATPPGLPPIEPPPVETEHPVPGFELTKTADPVSGSTVLGGDTITYTVTGTNTGATVLDPVVITDDLSAVLDNAVFNSDAVAVVTDQEAAQLVLEGTTLTWNGSLAVGESVTITYSVTVNADAAGAVLHNIASGEGTPPGLPPITPPTVETEHPVPGFEVTKTSDPVSGTAVQGGQTITYTVTGTNTGATVLDPVVITDDMAAVLNNAEFNPDSVSMVSDDAPGALVLEGTTLTWSGSLGVGGSITITYSVTVNEDAAGVLINNIASGSATPPGVPPITPPPVETEHPVPPGPTPPVTPPSPPVTPPVTPPATPTKPTPPLAHTGAAITTAAVAALLLTGLGGGLLVARRRRRGEV, encoded by the coding sequence GTGGAGACCGAGCACCCCGTGCCGGGCTTCACGCTGACCAAGACCAGCGATCCCGTCTCGGGCTCCACGGTCACCGGCGGCGACACGATCACCTACACGGTCACGGGCACCAACACCGGCGCCACGGTCCTGGACCCGGTCGTCATCACCGACGACCTGGCCGAGGTGCTGAACAACGCCGAGCTCACCGGCGAGGCCGTCGCCACGATCGGGGACGAGACGGTCGCGGCCCCGGTGCTGGCGGGCACGACGCTCACCTGGACCGGCAGCCTGGCTGTTGGGCAGACGGTGACGGTCACCTACACGGTCACGCTGGACGCGGACGTGCCCGCGGGCACGGTCGTGAACAACGTGGCCTCCGGTTCGGCGACGCCTCCGGGTCTGCCGCCGATCGAGCCGCCTCCGGTGGAGACCGAGCACCCGGTGCCCGGGTTCACGCTGACCAAGACCTCCGACCCCGTCTCGGGTTCGACGGTCGTGGGTGGCGACACCATCACCTACACGGTCACGGGCACCAACACCGGCGCCACGGTCCTGGACCCGGTCGTCATCACCGACGACCTGGCTGCGGTGCTGAACAACGCTGACCTGATTGGCGAGGCCGTGGCCACCATCGGGGACGAGACTGCTCCGGCTCCGGTGCTGGAGGGCACCACGCTGACCTGGACCGGCAGCCTGGCTGTCGGTCAGACGGTGACGGTCACCTACTCGGTGTCGCTGAGCGATGACGTGCCTGCTGGCACGGTCATCAACAACATCGCCTCCGGTTCGGCGACGCCTCCGGGTCTGCCGCCGATCGAGCCGCCTCCGGTGGAGACCGAGCACCCGGTGCCTGGTTTCGAGCTGACCAAGACTGCTGACCCGGTTTCGGGTTCGACGGTTCTGGGTGGCGACACCATCACCTACACGGTGACGGGCACCAACACGGGTGCCACGGTCCTGGATCCGGTCGTCATCACCGACGACCTGTCTGCGGTGCTCGACAACGCGGTGTTCAACTCCGACGCCGTCGCCGTAGTCACCGACCAGGAGGCAGCTCAGCTGGTCCTGGAGGGCACCACGCTCACCTGGAACGGTTCCCTGGCCGTGGGTGAGTCGGTGACGATCACCTACTCGGTGACCGTGAACGCCGACGCCGCCGGCGCGGTGCTCCACAACATCGCCTCGGGTGAGGGCACGCCTCCGGGTCTGCCGCCGATCACTCCGCCGACGGTGGAGACCGAGCACCCGGTGCCCGGCTTCGAGGTCACCAAGACCAGCGACCCCGTCTCGGGGACTGCTGTTCAGGGCGGCCAGACGATCACCTACACGGTGACCGGCACCAACACGGGCGCGACTGTGCTCGATCCGGTCGTCATCACCGACGACATGGCTGCGGTGCTCAACAACGCGGAGTTCAACCCTGACTCCGTCTCCATGGTCAGCGACGATGCTCCCGGGGCCCTGGTGCTCGAGGGCACCACGCTCACGTGGAGCGGTTCCCTCGGGGTCGGTGGGTCGATCACGATCACCTACTCGGTGACCGTGAACGAGGACGCGGCCGGTGTGTTGATCAACAACATCGCCTCGGGTTCGGCCACGCCTCCGGGCGTTCCGCCGATCACTCCGCCGCCGGTGGAGACCGAGCACCCGGTGCCGCCGGGGCCCACGCCTCCGGTCACGCCGCCGTCGCCGCCCGTCACGCCGCCGGTGACCCCGCCGGCGACGCCGACCAAGCCCACCCCGCCGCTGGCCCACACGGGTGCCGCCATCACGACGGCCGCCGTCGCGGCGCTCCTGCTGACGGGGCTCGGTGGCGGACTCCTGGTGGCGCGACGTCGCCGCCGCGGGGAGGTGTGA
- a CDS encoding isopeptide-forming domain-containing fimbrial protein — MIYSVTLVDELPEGSDGVFTNVVVPGDGVPPEGPCEPGDQLCTEHPTPLVPGFELTKTSDPVSGTTVQGGDTITYTVTGTNTGATVLDPVVITDDLAQVLNNAALTGTPTASAGAAPTVAGTTLTWNGTLAVGASVTLTYTVTLNEDVPAGTIINNIASGSAQPPTTPENPVPPITPPPVETEHPVPGFELTKTSDPVSGSSVTGGSTITYTVTGTNTGATVLDPVVITDDLAEVLNNAELTGAPVASLGGAPVVEGTTMTWNGSLAVGETVTITYTVTLDADVPAGTVINNIASGSATPPGLPPIEPPPVETEHPVPGFTLTKTSDPVSGTAVQGGSTITYSVTGTNTGATVLDPVVITDDLAAVLDNAELTGAPTASLGSAPVLAGTTLTWNGSLAAGQAVTLTYTVTLDADIPAGTIVNNVASGEGTPPGLPPITPPPVETEHPVPGFEFTKTSDPVSGSTVTGGDTITYTVTGTNTGATVLEPVVITDELSAVLNNADLTGAPVATVNGEAAAAPSIDGSTLTWTGSLAVGQSVALTYTVTLDADIPAGTIVNNIASGSATPPGLPPITPPRWRPSTPCRASR, encoded by the coding sequence GTGATCTACAGCGTCACGCTGGTGGACGAGCTGCCCGAGGGTAGCGACGGCGTCTTCACCAACGTCGTGGTGCCGGGAGACGGTGTGCCCCCGGAGGGTCCCTGCGAGCCGGGCGACCAGCTCTGCACCGAGCACCCGACGCCGCTGGTTCCCGGGTTCGAGCTGACCAAGACCTCCGACCCCGTCTCGGGGACGACGGTCCAGGGCGGCGACACCATCACCTACACGGTGACCGGTACCAACACCGGCGCGACGGTCCTGGACCCGGTCGTGATCACCGACGACCTCGCGCAGGTGCTGAACAACGCGGCCCTGACGGGCACGCCCACCGCCTCGGCGGGAGCCGCACCGACCGTGGCGGGTACGACGCTCACCTGGAACGGCACACTGGCCGTTGGGGCCTCGGTCACGCTGACCTACACGGTGACGCTGAACGAGGACGTGCCTGCTGGCACGATCATCAACAACATCGCCTCGGGCAGTGCGCAGCCGCCGACGACGCCGGAGAACCCGGTGCCGCCGATCACGCCGCCGCCGGTGGAGACCGAGCACCCCGTGCCCGGTTTCGAGTTGACCAAGACCTCCGACCCCGTCTCGGGCTCGTCGGTCACGGGCGGTTCGACGATCACCTACACGGTGACCGGCACCAACACGGGCGCCACGGTCCTGGACCCGGTCGTCATCACGGACGACCTGGCCGAGGTGCTGAACAACGCCGAGCTCACCGGTGCGCCGGTGGCCTCGCTCGGCGGGGCTCCGGTGGTCGAGGGTACGACGATGACGTGGAACGGATCGCTCGCCGTGGGCGAGACGGTCACGATCACCTACACCGTCACGCTGGACGCGGACGTGCCCGCTGGCACGGTCATCAACAACATCGCCTCCGGTTCGGCGACGCCTCCGGGTCTGCCGCCGATCGAGCCGCCTCCGGTGGAGACCGAGCACCCGGTGCCCGGGTTCACCCTCACCAAGACCAGTGACCCGGTCTCGGGCACTGCCGTCCAGGGCGGCTCCACGATCACCTACTCGGTGACCGGCACCAACACCGGCGCGACGGTTCTCGATCCGGTCGTCATCACCGATGACCTGGCCGCGGTGCTGGACAACGCCGAGCTGACGGGCGCGCCGACGGCGTCGCTCGGTTCTGCTCCGGTGCTGGCTGGTACGACGCTCACCTGGAACGGCAGTCTGGCTGCCGGCCAGGCTGTGACGCTCACCTACACCGTCACGCTGGACGCGGACATCCCGGCCGGGACGATCGTGAACAACGTGGCTTCGGGAGAGGGCACGCCTCCGGGTCTGCCGCCGATCACGCCGCCCCCGGTCGAGACCGAGCACCCGGTGCCCGGCTTCGAGTTCACCAAGACCTCCGACCCCGTCTCGGGCTCCACGGTCACCGGTGGCGACACGATCACCTACACGGTCACCGGTACCAACACGGGCGCGACGGTCCTGGAGCCGGTCGTCATCACGGACGAGCTGTCCGCGGTGCTGAACAACGCTGACCTGACGGGTGCTCCGGTCGCGACGGTGAACGGTGAGGCAGCTGCTGCGCCGTCCATCGACGGATCGACGCTCACGTGGACCGGCAGCCTCGCTGTCGGCCAGTCGGTCGCGCTGACCTACACGGTGACGCTGGACGCGGACATCCCGGCAGGGACGATCGTGAACAACATCGCCTCGGGCTCGGCCACGCCCCCGGGTCTGCCTCCGATCACCCCGCCCCGGTGGAGACCGAGCACCCCGTGCCGGGCTTCACGCTGA
- a CDS encoding DUF7507 domain-containing protein has product MAFLAISGLVVPSTAAPLIDSTTSESSSTAPTEGASAEAVPGETVTEETAPEEFAPEGDVTWERSAPALGGVERAGDDAGAVAPMAVPIPAANEAVISVRVGGDRLANGTVQGLAGVTLALWGPGGATTAPSATTASQGAAGARYNPAWTWTTCVSDAAGDCSFVVPIRPGAISATGVPQDTRFWVVQEGAGPPGWYSNPTARLGGFAATPEFSWGYRFRTDTLLRAGQTYLSTTAMPTGLTTEPDRGFMRNLEDSNAQGGQADNIGRSTGVWNQSRANPPASAQCGLDVAIVTDTSGSLGATGIAAAKAAMDDFVDAFRGTPSRMSVFSFSTVSPGGGASNHPALLPVATAAQAAAVKAQYAGWASGGGTNWDRGLAAAATSGNTYDVVVLLTDGNPTVFGPAPGSNASAFNSFQDIDAGIFSANQLKATGARVLAVGVGPAVTPATGVNLRAVSGTVEGSDYFRAADFDAAAEVLSALADSGCQGSLQVRKMIVPQGGTIAQATPAPAGWEFNAATSATGVSIAAPTSATTVTGGDGRVNFGLQFDNVTSGTVQVLETQQTGYQLVPVGTGAAARNAVCTDASTGAPVAVTDAGSAATPGFTVLGQRDVQVLCTIYNTTVSAPVPGFTLTKSSDPVSGTSVQGGDTITYTVTGTNTGTTALDPVTITDDLSGVLDNATLTGAPTSSVGAAPTVTGTTLTWNGSLAVGGAVTLTYTVTLDDDVAPGTIVNNVASGSATPPGLPPITPPPVETEHPVPGFELTKASDPVSGTSVTGGSTITYTVTGTNTGATVLDPVVITDDLAQVLNNATLTGTPTASAGAAPTVAGTTLTWNGTLPVGGSVVLTYTVTLDDDVAPGTIVNNVASGSATPPGLPPITPPPVETEHPVPGLSVTKSSDPVSGTQVLPGDSIDYTLTFTNTGATPVAVNHLDSLLGALDDGTVTTAPTASPAGALNVSAVEPVTGSFTIDGTLAIGQTVTVTYTVTVNGPTGPFGDGNLVNVLLEGDVPPTEPPGACEPALPGQVACTEHPIPGELIVQKGSTPPRGPQWPWARRSPTRSRSRTSAARRCRSTTPTTCSTCRTWARSPGSRPSSVATASVWLSLRSRAATSSPSRVTWLPALPPP; this is encoded by the coding sequence GTGGCGTTCCTGGCGATCTCGGGTCTGGTGGTGCCGTCGACGGCGGCGCCGCTGATCGACAGCACGACGTCGGAGTCGTCGAGCACGGCGCCCACCGAGGGCGCGAGCGCGGAGGCGGTCCCGGGTGAGACCGTCACCGAGGAGACCGCTCCCGAGGAGTTCGCTCCCGAGGGTGACGTCACCTGGGAGCGCAGCGCGCCTGCCCTCGGTGGGGTGGAACGGGCCGGCGACGACGCGGGTGCGGTGGCGCCGATGGCCGTGCCGATCCCGGCAGCGAACGAGGCCGTGATCTCCGTGCGCGTGGGCGGCGACCGCCTCGCGAACGGCACGGTGCAGGGACTCGCGGGTGTGACGCTCGCGCTGTGGGGGCCCGGTGGCGCCACGACGGCACCGAGCGCCACCACGGCGAGCCAGGGCGCGGCAGGCGCACGCTACAACCCCGCATGGACCTGGACGACGTGCGTGTCCGACGCCGCCGGTGACTGCAGCTTCGTCGTGCCCATCCGGCCCGGCGCGATCTCTGCCACCGGAGTCCCGCAGGACACCCGGTTCTGGGTGGTCCAGGAAGGGGCGGGTCCCCCGGGCTGGTACTCCAACCCCACGGCTCGCCTCGGTGGCTTCGCCGCGACGCCCGAGTTCTCCTGGGGCTACCGGTTCCGCACCGACACGTTGCTGCGCGCCGGTCAGACCTACCTGTCGACCACGGCGATGCCGACGGGTCTGACGACCGAGCCCGATCGAGGTTTCATGCGGAACCTCGAGGACTCCAACGCCCAGGGAGGCCAGGCGGACAACATCGGCCGCTCCACCGGTGTCTGGAACCAGTCCCGTGCGAACCCGCCGGCGTCGGCCCAGTGCGGTCTCGACGTCGCGATCGTGACGGACACGTCCGGCTCGCTCGGCGCGACGGGAATCGCCGCGGCCAAGGCCGCGATGGACGACTTCGTCGACGCGTTCCGCGGAACCCCGTCGCGCATGTCGGTGTTCTCGTTCTCGACCGTCAGCCCCGGGGGCGGCGCGTCGAACCACCCGGCTCTGCTCCCGGTCGCGACTGCTGCGCAGGCGGCAGCGGTGAAGGCCCAGTACGCGGGTTGGGCCTCGGGTGGCGGCACCAACTGGGACCGCGGGCTCGCTGCCGCGGCTACCTCGGGCAACACCTACGACGTCGTCGTCCTGCTGACCGACGGCAACCCGACGGTCTTCGGGCCGGCCCCGGGCAGCAACGCGAGCGCGTTCAACTCCTTCCAGGACATCGACGCCGGCATCTTCTCGGCCAACCAGCTCAAGGCGACCGGGGCGCGGGTGCTCGCGGTCGGTGTCGGCCCCGCCGTCACCCCCGCCACCGGCGTCAACCTGCGCGCCGTCTCCGGCACGGTCGAGGGATCGGACTACTTCCGGGCCGCCGACTTCGACGCGGCGGCCGAGGTTCTCTCAGCCCTTGCGGACAGCGGGTGCCAGGGCAGCCTCCAGGTCCGCAAGATGATCGTTCCCCAGGGTGGGACGATCGCGCAGGCGACCCCCGCTCCCGCTGGCTGGGAGTTCAACGCCGCCACGTCGGCCACGGGCGTCAGCATCGCCGCCCCGACGTCGGCGACCACGGTCACCGGCGGCGACGGACGCGTGAACTTCGGTCTGCAGTTCGACAACGTGACCTCGGGCACCGTCCAGGTTCTCGAGACGCAGCAGACCGGCTACCAGCTCGTTCCGGTGGGCACGGGCGCGGCCGCTCGCAACGCGGTCTGCACCGATGCCAGCACGGGCGCTCCTGTCGCCGTGACCGACGCAGGTTCGGCGGCGACGCCGGGCTTCACGGTGCTGGGGCAGCGTGACGTGCAGGTCCTGTGCACCATCTACAACACGACGGTCTCGGCCCCCGTGCCCGGCTTCACGCTGACCAAGTCGAGCGATCCGGTCTCGGGCACGTCCGTCCAGGGTGGTGACACGATCACCTACACGGTGACCGGTACCAACACCGGTACGACGGCGCTCGATCCCGTGACGATCACGGACGACCTGTCGGGCGTGCTGGACAACGCGACGCTCACGGGCGCGCCAACCTCCTCGGTCGGGGCTGCCCCGACGGTGACCGGAACCACGCTCACGTGGAACGGCAGCCTGGCCGTCGGTGGTGCCGTCACCCTGACGTACACCGTGACGCTGGACGACGACGTTGCTCCGGGGACGATCGTGAACAACGTCGCCTCGGGTTCGGCCACGCCTCCGGGGCTGCCGCCGATCACGCCGCCGCCGGTGGAGACCGAGCACCCCGTGCCCGGCTTCGAGCTGACCAAGGCCTCGGACCCCGTCTCGGGGACGTCGGTCACGGGTGGCTCGACGATCACCTACACGGTGACCGGTACCAACACCGGTGCCACGGTGCTGGACCCGGTCGTCATCACCGACGACCTCGCCCAGGTGCTGAACAACGCGACCCTGACGGGCACGCCCACCGCCTCGGCGGGTGCTGCTCCGACGGTCGCTGGCACCACGCTGACCTGGAACGGCACGCTTCCCGTCGGTGGCAGCGTCGTCCTGACGTACACGGTGACGCTGGACGACGACGTCGCTCCGGGGACGATCGTGAACAACGTCGCCTCGGGTTCGGCCACGCCTCCGGGGCTGCCGCCGATCACGCCGCCGCCGGTGGAGACCGAGCACCCCGTCCCCGGCCTGTCGGTGACGAAGTCCTCCGACCCGGTCTCGGGCACGCAGGTCCTGCCCGGTGATTCGATCGACTACACCCTGACCTTCACCAACACCGGCGCGACGCCGGTCGCGGTCAACCACCTGGACTCGCTCCTGGGTGCGCTGGACGACGGCACGGTCACCACCGCTCCGACGGCCTCGCCGGCCGGTGCGCTCAACGTGTCCGCCGTCGAGCCCGTCACGGGCTCCTTCACGATCGACGGGACCCTCGCGATCGGCCAGACGGTCACCGTGACCTACACCGTCACCGTGAACGGACCCACGGGTCCGTTCGGTGACGGCAACCTGGTCAACGTGCTCCTCGAGGGCGACGTGCCCCCGACCGAGCCGCCCGGGGCGTGCGAGCCTGCCCTTCCCGGCCAGGTCGCCTGCACCGAGCACCCGATCCCGGGTGAGCTGATCGTGCAGAAGGGGTCGACGCCCCCTCGGGGACCACAGTGGCCCTGGGCTCGACGATCACCTACGCGATCGCGTTCCAGAACGTCGGCGGCCAGGCGGTGTCGGTCGACCACACCGACCACCTGCTCGACGTGCCGGACATGGGCTCGATCACCGGGCAGCCGACCTTCGTCGGTGGCAACGGCTTCGGTCTGGCTCTCTCTCCGGTCACGGGCGGCAACCAGTTCACCGTCTCGGGTGACCTGGCTGCCGGCGCTACCGCCACCGTGA